GGCCCCGCTGAGAGAGATCTTCGTATATTTTATGCAGACGCACCTCAGCCCCACCGGCACGGGGGTGTTTTTTGTCTCGCCAGTTCAGTACCAGAATATTCATTGGTCTTGTTCGATAAGAGCGATAAGTTCCGGGATGAGTGCTGCTTCAGATACCTTTTTTACCACCGTACCTTTTTTGAAGATCAGCCCCACTCCGTCTCCGCCGGCAATGCCGTAGTCTGCTTCCCGTGCTTCTCCTGGGCCGTTCACAACACACCCCATGACAGCCACGGTGATATCTTTCTCGATGGGGGTTATGTATGCTTCAACCTCTTCTGCCAGCTGTACAAGGTTAATACGGGTTCGGCCACAGGTAGGACAGGCAATAACCGTTGGGCCTGAGGCCAGACCGAGAGATTGAAGTATTCCCTTCGCTACGGGGATCTCCTCACAGGGATCTCCCGCCAAGGAGACTCGAATAGTATCGCCGATGCCGCGTGAAAGAAGCGCGCCCAGCCCCACGGATGATTTTATTGTACCAAAGCGTGGGGTGCCCGCTTCGGTAATACCAAGATGTTGCGCATAGGAGGTCTGGGCACTCAGGGCTGTGCAGGCAGCCACGGTGGTGGGAACATCCGATGCTTTTATGGAGAGAACCATGTCATAAAAACCGGCACTTTCGAGGAGGGCAATATGCTCTTGAGCGCTTTCCACAAGGGCTTGCGGTGTCGGGCCGCCATGTTTTTTAAGAATGTCCTTCTGCAGGGAGCCGGCGTTTACTCCAACTCG
Above is a genomic segment from Chitinivibrio alkaliphilus ACht1 containing:
- the ispG gene encoding flavodoxin-dependent (E)-4-hydroxy-3-methylbut-2-enyl-diphosphate synthase, encoding MMDRTTTKQVFVGSVPVGGGAPVAIQSMTNTPTTDVSATLDQIHALHSAGCHIVRVSVYNTEAAEAFKKIRENTTVPLVADIHFDYRMALAAIAYGADKIRINPGNIGSKERVFAVVAAAKEAGIPIRVGVNAGSLQKDILKKHGGPTPQALVESAQEHIALLESAGFYDMVLSIKASDVPTTVAACTALSAQTSYAQHLGITEAGTPRFGTIKSSVGLGALLSRGIGDTIRVSLAGDPCEEIPVAKGILQSLGLASGPTVIACPTCGRTRINLVQLAEEVEAYITPIEKDITVAVMGCVVNGPGEAREADYGIAGGDGVGLIFKKGTVVKKVSEAALIPELIALIEQDQ